From Quercus robur chromosome 8, dhQueRobu3.1, whole genome shotgun sequence:
tattttttgtCCTGAAGCCAGAATGCTAACCTTAGCTTATACCAATTGTTCTGGACCAAATACTTTTTTATTGGTTGCTTCTTGTGAATCAAGACTAGCCAGAAGTACTTCCTAATTTGATAAAATGACTACTTTGAGGGAGTACATACCTCCAAGTTAGACTAGCTAACACTTAGTAACTTAGATAATCATGACTATTCTTTATTCATtgtcaacatttaaatttacaCAAAACTAGCTTTCAATTAGATAAAAGAATAAATACTAACTTCCTAGTATAATCTATCAATAAAACTAATCATAATTGGTCTCTATCCAAAATAATTTGTTtgaataagtaaaacaaatccCTATCATTATCTATCCAATTATCTTCATATTTAGTAGTATGTGATGTATAAATGTTCTGTGTTGAAGAAGTTTATCAAGTCCTATTAATCGTATAAAACCCTCTATCCcacttttgcattttattttatatttcaccGATTACAATTTATCACCTATTCtactttctttataaaaataactaaagttaaggaaaaaaaaaaaagacacataaCGTATTACAATTAGTGGAGCATAAAATGAAACACATAAACAATTGGGTTGCTGAGATAAACACTTAAACTTACTTTGGAAATTCTGATTTGCAAATTAAGCCAACTTGAGGTTTTCTAATCAGGCCCTACGTGGAACTAACATTGAATCAGTACTCAGGTAAAGCCAGTAAGGGTTGCGGAGATAAGAAAAAGTTCAggaccacaaatttttttacaattttttgccACAACTATGACGTGACAGAGTGtaattggtaaagaaaaaataataaattcatgtGTAAGCGATGATTAACCACTCACAGTTTACTACACCAGAATTATgacaaaaatattgtagaataaTTTGTAGTCCTATAACTCCTCCCAAATTATTCAAGTCATTTATTTGTTATTCTTATTGACTCATTTATTGATATGGTTGAAAGGTAAGTCCTAACAGAGAAACAAGCTGCCAATGCTGTGTGAAAATCCCCTCCCCTCTGAACCACAAAGGTCAACCCCTCTCCTTCTATTATTTGATATATTGTTTTTCTTgcacgttctctctctctctctctctctctctctctctctctctcgccttGGTATTTTGTTGCAACCGCTGATTAACTTCCTTCACTCTCTCACATGGCCCACATAAAGATTCTACAATATGggttactttttattttctccattctttaatcttcttcttttgtgtgtgttatAAATCCTTCTTTCTTTACAAAAGGCTTCTTAACTCCctggcaaaaaaaaatctagtctgtctctctttttatttatttttgttcttgttaGATTGATGGAGAACTCTTATAATTCATGTATGAATAATACCAAAGCTGTGGCCTGTAAAGGAACCACAGACTGTGTCCCTGAGGAGAGTGGGTGGACTAAATACTTTGAAGATTTCTCAAATTATAGAGAACATAGTTTCTCTTCTTGTCTTGATAACTCTTCTTTGGTCTCTGATGCTGATTCTAGTGCCTTATGGAAAAAATCCCATAACAATTTAAAGCTTCCTAAGAAAACAAGGACCAAAATCATTTCTGTTGATGACTCTTTGGAGGATACAGCTAGCTCTCCAGTTAATAGTCCCAAGGTCAGATATATATGAACCATCTtgtcaacttttattttctttcctcttattgtgattctctctcttcttttacatctttttcttttgctaataTTTTCCTTAACAATCTTTGTGAATAGGTTAGTGATTTGAGCCCAGTAACTATGCATCCAAGAAAGGTAGATGATCATATTATTAGTTCTCTggtgatattttattttttatttttagattaaaaaaaaaacactaaggACTAAGTTTGGTTTGATGTTAGAAgctaaatatgtattttgtggTTGTGATGATTTTTTAGGGAAAGGGAGATACTTTAGAGCATTATCCAGAACTGCAGGCAAATGAAAGAAGTGAGGTAAACTACAGTGGAAAGAATATTAATGAATGTACAGATTTAAGGAACAGGGGGCTGTGCTTGGTTCCTTTGTCCAAGTTAGTGAACTATTTTGGTTAATTTCATTGTTATTAGaacatctttctctctctctctctctctctctctctctctctctctctcatgtcttCCTTGGAAAACATCTTATGAAAATGGACAAAGAAACTTCCTGCCAATATTTTATTGCTTGTATTGAGTTTTAAACTCATCTCTCATCATCTGTAAATTAAACTAAATCTTGTCCATGTATATATCTTGTGCGTTTTATGACTTTATCTATATACAAGAACAAACTGAGACAATGCATCTCAAAGCATGTGGATATCATTTTCATTAGCAACAGTACTTATTCATGAGGTTCTTTTCGAGGGTAGATATAACAAagtattacataaaataattacagaaggcataaaaaatataaaagatggAGAAGTAACAGACTAGAGAATATGTTATTAGTAAGCTGAACCAGGGTCAAAATTCTCATACATGGACTATAAGAGCTTTGGTTGGACTTGGTCTTGCATATCTAGCCTATAATGGTGGAGCAAATTATACTGTATGTAAGTTTAGTTAAAAGTCATTTTAATCGAAAGATATCCCTAAGCGTCCAAAACTGTCATAGACATGGTATTAATGTTAAAGAAGGTACCAAAATGAGGTAGGAAAAGCATTATTCAGAAtagtaagaagaagaagaagaagaagaagaagaatgggtGATGAAACCCTTTCTGTTGGCGCATTATAATGTTATGTAAATGTATAAAGCAATTATGTAAGTTCCAATGACGTGGCTCTTTTTGCTTGAGTGATGGTGGGAATATTCCAAATTTTACCATGTGTTATTAATCACTAAAAAATCTAAGAGCAAtgttaaaattattacaaagtTTACTTCAACATGTTTACAAATCGATGTAATCCTGAATGTAATCGATGGACCTCAATAAcctaataaatgaatgtttaaatTGTTCTAGTAGAATTAGTGATATTGGtttataaaactttttatttatatatatatatatatatatataattcaatagttacaatggaGAAACAGAATTTGAATtctatatattttcattaatactAAAAGATACAAAACTCTTGGCTATCAATTTACAagctttatttaataaaatttgtagtatatcCAACATCTTTTGTTTCTTCCTATATAAAGTAAGAAAATCAGTACCCATAGGATGCCAGCAGCTAATCGATAACGCCGGTTTCATTTTGTtcccttttattctttt
This genomic window contains:
- the LOC126695365 gene encoding vascular-related unknown protein 1-like yields the protein MENSYNSCMNNTKAVACKGTTDCVPEESGWTKYFEDFSNYREHSFSSCLDNSSLVSDADSSALWKKSHNNLKLPKKTRTKIISVDDSLEDTASSPVNSPKVSDLSPVTMHPRKGKGDTLEHYPELQANERSEVNYSGKNINECTDLRNRGLCLVPLSKLVNYFG